The following are encoded together in the Hoplias malabaricus isolate fHopMal1 chromosome 3, fHopMal1.hap1, whole genome shotgun sequence genome:
- the lrrc40 gene encoding leucine-rich repeat-containing protein 40 produces MSRFKRGAHVDSRAGFREVKEECPVPSGLLKAARQSGQLNLTQRGLSQVPQSVWRLNVDPPEEAKQNLSFSASERWWEQTDLTKLLLSSNKLETLCEDIRLLPALVVLDVHDNQLKTLPASIGELEQLQKLILSHNKLTELPLELWKLTNLRCLHLQQNLLEQLPAEIGQLSYLEDLDLSNNKLIAVPDSLAKLNNLIKLNLSFNNLKSLPPAISEMKNLRMLDCSRNQLESVPPVLAQMASLEQLYLRHNKLHFLPELPSCRTLKELHCGNNQIEVLEAAHLKHLSSLSVLELRDNKVKSLPEEITLLQCLERLDLTNNDISSIPCGLGSLPKLKSLALEGNPLRTIRRDLLTKGTSELLKYLRSRIQEQPDGNPKDEPKTAMTLPSQAKINVHAIKTLKTLDYSGKQEASIPDDVFDAVSDSPVANVNFSKNQLTELPPRLLELKDTVADINLGFNKLSTIPVGFSTLQQLVHVDLRNNLLTLLPMELEALTKLRGIILSFNRFKTFPEVLYRISTLETILISNNQVGNIDPIRLKMLDRLSTLDLQNNDIMQVPPELGNCTSLRALMLDGNPFRNPRAAIVAKGTDALLEYLRSRIPT; encoded by the exons ATGTCTCGTTTTAAGAGAGGGGCTCATGTAGACTCCAGGGCCGGGTTCAGGGAAGTTAAGGAGGAATGTCCCGTGCCGAGCGGACTGCTGAAGGCCGCCAGACAGAGCGGACAGCTCAACCTCACTCAGCGGGGTCTGAGCCAAG TTCCTCAGAGCGTGTGGAGGCTGAACGTTGATCCTCCTGAGGAAGCCAAACAGAACCTGTCTTTCTCAGCTTCAGAGCGATGGTGGGAGCAAACAGATTTAACCAAGCTCTTGCTCTCCTCCAACAAGCTGGAAACACTCTGTGAAGATATCAGGCTTTTACCTGCCTTAGTTGTCTTGGAT GTTCACGACAATCAGCTCAAAACACTACCAGCATCTATTGGCGAGTTGGAGCAGTTGCAGAAACTCATTCTGAG TCATAATAAGCTGACAGAACTGCCTTTGGAGCTGTGGAAACTGACCAACCTGCGATGTCTCCATCTGCAGCAGAACCTTCTTGAACAACTGCCAGCGGAAATAGGGCAGCTCTCTTATTTAGAAGACCTT GATCTCTCCAACAACAAATTAATCGCTGTACCGGACAGCCTGGCAAAACTCAACAACCTCATAAAACTTAATTTGTCCTTCAACAACTTGAAGAGTCTGCCGCCTGCAATCAGTGAAATGAAGA ACTTGAGAATGCTGGACTGCTCTCGAAATCAATTGGAGAGTGTGCCACCCGTTCTTGCCCAGATGGCTTCTCTTGAGCAGCTGTACTTGAGACACAACAAACTGCACTTCCTTCCAGAGCTGCCATCCTGCAGAACACTCAAG GAGCTCCACTGTGGTAATAACCAGATTGAGGTATTGGAGGCTGCTCATTTAAAGCACCTGAGTTCTTTGAGTGTTCTAGAGCTGAGAGATAATAAGGTGAAGAGTCTTCCTGAGGAAATCACTCTACTACAATGCCTGGAGCGTCTGGATCTTACTAACAATGACATCAGCAG TATTCCGTGTGGCCTCGGCAGTTTGCCTAAACTTAAATCTCTGGCCCTGGAAGGCAATCCTCTGAGGACAATACGCAGAGATCTCCTGACT AAAGGCACCAGTGAACTCTTGAAATATCTTAGAAGCAGAATACAAG AACAACCAGATGGGAACCCCAAAGATGAGCCCAAAACAGCGATGACCCTGCCCAGCCAGGCCAAGATTAATGTACACGCcatcaaaacactgaaaacattaGACTACAG tggAAAACAAGAGGCATCTATTCCTGATGATGTGTTTGATGCAGTCAGTGACAGTCCTGTTGCCAATGTCAACTTCAGCAAGAACCAGCTAACTGAATTACCCCCCAG GCTTTTGGAGCTGAAGGACACTGTAGCGGACATCAATCTGGGATTTAATAAGCTTTCTACAATTCCTGTAGGGTTTTCCACACTACAACAGCTGGTACATGTTGACCTAAG AAATAATCTTTTGACGTTACTGCCAATGGAACTGGAAGCTCTTACCAAGCTGCGGGGAATTATATTGTCTTTTAATAG ATTTAAGACTTTTCCAGAAGTGCTGTACCGCATCTCAACACTGGAAACAATTTTAATCAGCAACAATCAAGTTGGAAACATTGATCCTATTCGTCTTAAGATGCTGGACAGACTGTCCACTCTGGACCTGCAGAACAACGACATCATGCAGGTGCCACCAGAACTTGGTAACTGTACAAGTCTGAG
- the meltf gene encoding melanotransferrin, with product MLTWIFLSSLLLLPHSASGQSTIRWCTISPEEQAKCSAMSQAFSGAAVRPIVQCRRAAGAGECAQKLSENGVDAFSASAKDIYEIGKQATFKIAAAESSSDGEEGTTYYAVAVVKATNSAININNLRGKKSCHTGMGRTAGWNMPIGYLIDSGKMSVMGCNIPQGVADFFNASCIPGATVETPSLCQLCQGDDFGSHKCEASTKEKYYSYGGAFRCLVEDSGEVAFIKHTTVGDNIDGKGGTWAQGLRSEDFELLCPDGTRRPVSEYRFCNLARVPSRGIVVRSEIASSVVYLMLKEGLQRSGFPLFSSASFNGENLLFSDNSIKFIKSSHEDYIEWMGRNYYNILKAMDCSKTDVPEYLRWCVLSQGEQQKCADMGAAFQKQGLTPEIRCVFGTSVDNCMQKIKENEADAITLDGGYIYTAGKTFGLIPAAGESYTEDNDGSIYYAVAVVKKSNRNIQRFTDLRDRTSCHTGYSRTAGWNIPMAVLIEKGLIRPQQCQVAQAAGEFFRDSCVPGANLPGFPSNLCSQCIGDSSGQNKCVKGQDLYDGYNGAFRCLVQGGGEIAFVKHSTVFQNSDGNSVEPWAVNLKSTEFQLLCPQESRAEVTHYKQCNLARVPSHAVMVRPDTNPHIIFGLLDKAQKFFGVKSDSDFKMFNSSKYEGSDLIFKDSTVSVIGVGEKKTYEEWLGQTYVDALMAMECTSSAAALSSVTLLLVTSLSMLYSVLAV from the exons ATGCTTACCTGGATTTTCCTCAGCTCGCTCCTTTTGCTTCCACACAGTG CCTCTGGACAGAGCACTATAAGGTGGTGCACTATTTCCCCAGAAGAGCAGGCCAAGTGTTCGGCCATGTCGCAGGCCTTCAGCGGCGCGGCGGTTAGACCCATAGTGCAGTGCCGCCGTGCCGCCGGTGCAGGAGAATGTGCCCAGAAACTCTCG GAAAATGGAGTGGATGCATTTTCTGCCAGTGCCAAAGACATCTATGAGATTGGGAAGCAAGCAACATTTAAAATAGCTGCTGCAGAGTCCAGCTCTGATG GGGAAGAAGGAACAACGTATTATGCAGTTGCTGTGGTGAAAGCGACAAATTCAGCCATTAACATTAATAACCTGAGGGGAAAGAAGTCATGTCATACAGGCATGGGTCGTACAGCTGGCTGGAACATGCCCATCGGATATTTGATTGACAGCGGAAAGATGTCTGTAATGGGCTGTAACATACCAcaag GGGTTGCTGATTTTTTTAATGCTAGCTGCATTCCTGGAGCAACAGTCGAAACACCATCCCTGTGTCAGCTTTGCCAGGGAGATGACTTTGGAAGCCATAAATGTGAGGCAAGCACCAAGGAGAAATATTACTCCTATGGGGGTGCCTTCAG GTGCCTGGTTGAAGATTCAGGAGAAGTGGCCTTTATTAAACATACTACCGTTGGTGACAACATAGATG GTAAAGGAGGGACGTGGGCGCAGGGCCTCCGCTCTGAGGACTTCGAGCTGCTGTGTCCAGATGGAACCCGACGGCCAGTGTCAGAGTACAGGTTTTGTAATCTGGCAAGAGTGCCATCGAGAGGCATTGTGGTCCGCAGTGAAATCGCTAGCTCTGTGGTGTACTTAATGCTCAAGGAGGGACTG CAAAGGTCTGGGTTTCCACTTTTTTCATCGGCATCTTTTAATGGTGAAAACCTGTTGTTCAGTGACAACTCAATCAAGTTTATTAAATCTAGTCATGAAGACTATATTGAGTGGATGGGTCGAAACTACTATAACATATTGAAAGCCATGGATTGCTCCAAAACGG ATGTTCCTGAGTATCTTCGATGGTGTGTGCTGTCTCAGGGAGAACAGCAGAAGTGTGCAGACATGGGTGCAGCATTCCAAAAGCAAGGACTCACTCCTGAGAtcagatgtgtttttggaacatcTGTGGATAACTGCATGCAGAAAATAAAG GAGAATGAGGCAGATGCCATCACTCTTGATGGAGGCTACATTTATACAGCAGGGAAAACATTTGGTCTGATCCCAGCTGCTGGTGAGAGCTACACAG AAGATAATGATGGAAGTATCTATTATGCTGTGGCTGTGGTAAAGAAGAGCAACAGAAACATCCAGAGATTCACTGATCTGAGGGACCGGACATCCTGTCACACTGGCTATAGCAGGACTGCCGGTTGGAACATTCCTATGGCTGTGCTCATAGAGAAAGGCCTCATCAGACCTCAGCAATGTCAAGTGGCCCAAG CTGCAGGGGAATTTTTCAGAGACAGCTGTGTACCAGGTGCCAATCTGCCTGGATTTCCCAGCAACCTCTGCTCACAGTGCATTGGAGATTCCAGTGGACAAAACAAATGTGTTAAAGGACAGGATCTATATGATGGATACAATGGAGCCTTCAG GTGTCTTGTACAAGGTGGAGGAGAGATTGCCTTTGTGAAACATTCCACTGTTTTCCAGAACTCTGATG GAAATAGTGTGGAACCTTGGGCAGTTAACTTGAAATCAACAGAATTCCAGCTGCTGTGTCCTCAAGAGTCTCGTGCAGAGGTCACTCATTATAAGCAGTGCAACCTTGCTCGTGTTCCTTCACATGCTGTAATGGTTCGGCCTGACACCAACCCCCACATCATCTTTGGCCTTTTGGACAAAGCTCAG AAATTCTTTGGGGTGAAATCTGACTCAGACTTCAAGATGTTTAACTCCAGTAAATATGAAGGATCAGACCTAATCTTTAAAGACTCCACTGTTAGTGTTATTGGTGTTGGAGAGAAAAAGACTTATGAGGAATGGCTTGGCCAAACCTATGTTGATGCCCTGATGGCTATGGAGTGCACGTCCTCTGCTGCAG cACTGTCTTCTGTCACGCTGCTACTGGTGACCAGCTTGTCCATGCTCTACTCTGTTTTGGCTGTGTAG